The region CCTTCGCGGTGAGCGTGTTCGGGCGGCCTTTCTCGACCTGCTTGCCTTCGCGGACGAGGGCGTCGAACGCGTCGCGCGCCTCCTCTTCGAGCATCGCGAAGACGCCGAGGCCGGCGTACCACACGTCGCGGGTTGTGCCGAGCAGCATCTCAGCGGTGTTCTGGAGCGTGGTGGTGGTGTTCTTGATCGTGGTATTCATCGGAGTAGGGGTTGGGGGTGTCGGAGGCCCGTCTCGCCGGAGCGGAACAGGCATTAGTCGGAGGATGGGGAGTCGGTACGGTCGTCGGTCGGCTCCTCGCCGAGACGGCCGAGCGATTGTTCGAGGGCTTCGAGGCGGGCGCGGAGGTTCGCCATCTCGTCCTGCATCGGGCTCGGCTGCTTGAGCCGGCCCGCCGCCTTCTGCACGAAGCCTTCGACGCCCTGCTGGATCTGTTTTACGCCGCTCGTCACAGCGTCCTCGCCTGCCTGCAGTGCGCCCTCGCCGACCCGGATCAGGTCGTGGAGGAGACCGCTCGGAAACGAGCTGCCGCGCCGGCCCTGCTCGGAGATCACCTGGGTGAGAACCTGTACGGTGACATCTTCGCCCGTCTTGTTGTCCACAACCTGAACCTGTTGTCCGTCGCGGATCATGGCGGCCACCTCCTGCATGGAGACGTACTGGCTCTCGACGGAGTCGTAGAGCTTGCGGCTGCCGTATCGCTTGATCTGTCGGGCCATCGGTGCGGGGCGTTGGTGGCGGGTGCAGGGGTATTGACGCGCTGCGGCATAGCGAGTTTCAAGCCTTGACGCATTGCGTCACGATTCACCGCTTCTCCCCACAGAAATCCCCCCTTGTCTCCTCCACGCTATGCCGCAGCACGGAAAACAAGCAGGCCGTCCCGGAGTGGAGCGGCCTGCTGTACGGCGGATCGGGGTGGTTCAGCGCGCGATCGTCAGCCGCCGGGTCCAGTGCTGCCCGTCCACGGTCAACCGAGCGATGTAGACGCCCGGAGCGAGACCGCCCGTGTCCAGCGTCTCGGCGTAGCGGCCTGCCGGCTGCGCCCCGTCGACGACGCGTAGCACGTCACGGCCCAGCACGTCGTACACGACGAGCGCGACGGCCCCGGCCTGCGGTACGTCATACGTCAGCGTGACCGCATCGCGCGCGGGGTTCGGAAACGCTGGCGCAAGCGCCGCGACGAGTGGCTCGCTGCCTACCTCTCCCGCAGTGGACACGGATCCGAGCCGGGCGATATCCGCTGTCGGCGGCTCCTCAACCATCTCGTCACCTTCACAGACCGAGGCCGCGACGGGCTGGTTCGAACGGAGTTCGTAACACACATCGGTCGTCGTGATGCCGTTCGTTGTGATCGTCGTCGTGACCTTGACGCGCAGGGCTGGAACGCCGGCTTCGATGCCGGGGACGAGGAGCGTCCCCCAGCCGTCCACCTCGGCCGTCTCGCTCACGTCGGACTCGATCTCGAACCCGTCGAAGTTGATGACTTGGGTGAAATCACTACTCCACATGCTACCGAACGCCGTGGGGAAGGTGGCGTCGAGCTGCCCGTCCGGCGTGTTCAGAATCGCCAGCGCGATGTTCATCCCGCCCGATTCCCCGAGGAAGAACGAGCCCAACTCGACGGAGGCTTCCTCCGTAACGAGGTGGTAGAAATAGATCGTCCCCTCCGCCGTCACTCCGCCCTCATCGACCATGAACGGGAACGTAGCCGTGAGCGAGGCCTGGTTGAGGGGTTCGGCCGCCGCTGCCGGCCCGGTCGCTCCCGCCTCCACCGTGATCTCGCCGTCGATCTGGTCCTCGAACGTAACACCGGTGAAATCGTAGGTCTGGTTGGGACCGACTTGCGCGATGAGCGTCTCCAGCGCAACGGTGTTGCTGCCGTCTACGTTCGACGTAGAGAGACTCACGTACGGGTTCGTCCCGATTCGGAGAGGGAAATCTGATTCATCGAGGGTGATTTGGGCTTCCGCCTGGAACGGCAGGACGAGCAAGGCGAAGAGGTAAACGTAGCGCAGTCGCATGGCCGTAGGGGTTTGTATTGATAGTAGTTAATAACACCCTCCATACGTATGACGAGGAATAGCGGCGCGACGGTTCACAAAAAAGGCCGCCCGGTCCTCCGAGCGGCCTGCATGTGCGTTCTGGGCGTTCGGCCCTAGGCCTCTTCCAGCGCCGTGTTCTGCGAGACGACCTCCTCCTGCACGTGGCGCGGCATCGTGTCGTAGTGGCTGAACTCGGCGTGGTGGAGCCCGCGGCCCTGCGTCATCGAGCGGAGCGAGGTCGCGTACCGGTAGAGCTCCGACTCCGGCACTTGCGCGATCACCTTCTGGAACGGCCCCTCAGCCTCCATCCCCTGCACGCGTGCACGCCGCGTGTTGAGGTCGCCGAGCACGTCGCCCATGTGGTCCTCCGGCACGAGGACTTCGAGGTGGAAGATCGGCTCGAGGAGGGCCGGGCTCGCCTGCCGGAACGCATCGCGGAAGCAGCGGCGGCTGGCCGACTTGAACGCGTTCTCGTTCGAGTCCACGGCGTGCATCCCACCGTCGTAGATCACGATGCGGACGTCGCCCACGGGGTAGCCCGCGATCGGCCCCTGCTGCAGCGCCTCGGCGACGCCCTTCTGGATCGCCCCGAAGAACCGCCGCATGTCGATCACACCGCCGACGATCGCGTCGATGTACTCGATCTTCGAGCCCCACTCCGTCTCGACGGTCTCGACGTTGCGGACTTTGATGTCGGCCGGCGGATGGAACTCGTCGCTGATCGGCTCCACCATCATCGAGATGTCGGCGAACTGGCCGGCGCCGCCCGTCTGCTTCTTGTGGCGGTACGAGGCGCGGGCGTTCGAGCGGACGGTCTCGCGGTAGCCCACCTTCGGCCGGTCGAACTCGACGTCGACGCCGAAGTTGTTCTTGAGCCGGAAGCGGGCGACTTCGAGGTGCATCTCGCCCTGGCCGGAGAGCGTCATCTGGCTGAGCGAGGCATCGTGCTCGACGTGGAGGCTCGGGTCTTCCTTCTGGAGCTGCGTGAGGCCCTGGGCGAGCTTGTCCTCGTCGCCGCTCTTGGCCGCGCGGATGGCGACGCGCATCCGCGCCTCAGGGAACGCGATCGGCCGGCGGATGGCGTGCGAGCCCTTGCGGCGGAGGGTGTGGTTCGTCGCTGTATCGCGGAGCTTCACGACGGCGCCGATGTCGCCCGCGACGAGCTTCTGGACGGGGTCGCGCTCGTGGCCGTTGATCGAGAAGAGCTGGCCGAGGCGCTCCATGCTGCCGGTCTGCGCGTTCTCGAGGTCCATGTTCGCCTCGAGCGTGCCGCTGTGGACGCGGAAGAACGAGTACTCGCCGACGTGCGGCTCGGCCATCGTGCGGAAGACGAACGCGACGGGCTCGGCGTTGGGATCGTACGACGACGCGCCCGACTCCATGTGCGCGGGCGGCATCATCGCCGGGCTCGGGCAGACGTTGTCGATGAACCCCATCAGCCGGCCGACGCCGACCTCGTCTTTGGCGACGGTGAGGAAGACGGGAAAGAGGTCGCGCTTGATCATCGCCTTGCGCAGCCCTTTTCGCATCTCGTCCTCGCTCAGCTCGCCCTTCTCGAAGTAGAGCTCCATCAGCCCCTCGTCGTTCTCGGCGATGTTCTCGACGAGCTCGTTGTGGAGCCGCTCGGCCTCCTCGCGGAACTCGTCGGGGATCTCTCCCTGCGTGGCGTTGCCCTTTTCGTCGAAGAGGAGCGCCTTCATCAGGAGCACGTCGATGATGGTACGCGAGCCCTTACCGCCGGGGATCTGGACGACGGTCGCCGCCCGCCCGAAGCGGTCGTGCATCTGGCGGACCATCTCGTGGAAGTCGGCCTTCTCCTGGTCGAGCTTGTTGATGACGAACATCGACGGCGTGCCCGTCTTCTCGCAGTAGCGCCAGGCCTGCTCGGTCCCGACCTGCACGCCTTCGACGGCGTCGAGCACGAAGATCGCCGTGTCGGCCACCTTCAGCGCCGTCACGACCTCGCCGACGAAATCGAGGTAGCCGGGCGCGTCGAGGATGTTGATCTTGTGCCCCTTCCACTCGGCGTGCAGCAGTGACGTGAAGATCGACATCTCGCGCTCGTGCTCGCTGGCGTGGTAGTCCGAGACCGTGTTGTGCTCTTCGACCGAGCCCATCCGGTTGATCGCGCCGGAGGCGTAGAGCATGGCCTCGGCGAGCGTGGTCTTCCCGCTGCCCTGGTGGCCCACGAGGGCGACGTTACGGACGTGGTCGGCATCATAAACGTTCATGAGAGGTGGGGGTCGGGTGAGCGAAAGGCGTAGGCCAGAGCGTAAGGGGGAAGTAAGATAGCCGGAGCCGATTAATAGTCAAGGTGGGGAGGAAGCGCACGGCGATGTAGGGCGAAGGAGCGCCCGAGCTGGCGCACCGCCGAGCCGTATTTTACCCTTTTCCCTCTACCCCCTCTCCCGTGCTCCTCGCGATCGAAACGGCGACCGACGTGTGCAGCGTCGCCCTCCTCGACGGCGGCCGGCCCATCGGTATCGCCGAGGTGCTGCGGCCCCGCGCCCACGCCGCCCTCCTCGCCCCCCTCATCCGCGACGTGCTCGCGCAGGCGGACCGCTCCGTCGGCGACCTCACCGCGATCGCCATCTCGGCCGGACCCGGTTCGTACACCGGCCTCCGCATCGGCGCGAGCACGGCGAAGGGTCTCGCCTACGTCAACGGCGCCGCGCTCGTCGCCGTCCCCTCGCTGGAGGCGCTCGCCTTCGGCGCGCAGGATGTCCTCGCCGACGGCGACCTCCTCGTCGCGGCGTTCCGGTCCCGCCGCGATGAGGTCTACGCCGCCGCGTTTCGTCGCACGCCCGACGGCCTCGCCTCCGTTGCCGACGCCGCGGCCGTCGAAGTCGGCGATCTCACGGGCTGGCTACCCGAGCACGCGGGCGCGCTGTGGATCGCGGGCGAGGCGGGCGCGGTCGTCGCCGACGCCGTGGGCAGCGCGGCACGCGTGCTCGACCCCGGGCGGTTCCGGCCGTCGGCGGCGCACGTTGGCGCGCTCGGGGTGGCGAAGCTCGCGGCGGGCGAGACCGTCGACGTGGCCGCGTTCGAGCCGGAGTACCTCAAGGACTTCGTCGCCAAGCGCGCACGTCCTATCTTTGAGCGCCTGCCGAAATGAACCCTCGGCGGCCCCGCCACGTTGTCCCTCCCCCGCCTCCCCCACCCATCCCCCCTCCCCATGTCCTGGTTCCAGCGCAAGACGGCCGGCATCCAAACCAAACGCGCCGAACAGAACGAGTCGCCCGAAGGGCTCTGGCGTAAGGACCCGAAGACGGACGAGATGGTGAGCCTCCGCACCCTCGAGGAGAACCACATGGTGAGCGAGTCCGGCCACCACTTCCCGCTCAGCGGCCTCGGCTACTGCCGGATGCTCTTCGACGACGGCGCCTTCACCCGCTTCGACGACACCCTCGTCTCGACCGACCCGCTCGATTTCCATGACCGGAAGCCGTACGACGCCCGACTCCAGGCGGCCCAGCAGAAGACCGGGCTCAACGACGCCGCCGTCGCCGCGCTCGGGACCGTCGGCGGGCACAAGCTCTCCCTCGCGGCGATGGACTTTTCGTTCATCGGAGGCTCGATGGGGTCCGTCGTCGGCGAGATCGTGGCGCGGGCGATCCGCCGCGCCGTGGACGAGCGGTGTGCGCTCCTCATCATCTCGCAGAGCGGCGGGGCGCGGATGATGGAGGGCGCGCTGAGCCTGATGCAGATGGCCAAAACCTCGGCCAACCTCGCTGTCCTCGCCGAGCAGGGCCTCCCGTACATCTCGCTCATGACGTACCCCACGACGGGCGGCGTGACGGCCTCGTTCGCCATGCTCGGCGACTTCAACGTGGCCGAGCCGGGCGCGCTGATCGGGTTCGCCGGGCCGCGCGTGATCCGCGAGACGATCGGCCGCGACTTGCCGAAGGGGTTCCAGAGCTCGGAATTCCTCTTAGAGCAGGGCTTCCTCGACGACATCGTGCCGCGCCCGAAGCTGCGCGAGTCGCTGATCCACATGCTCGACCTCCTCTTCGAAGACGCCGCCACCGACCGCCAGCGCCCCGCCCCCGAGCCCGCCACCGCCGACTCGACGGCGTGACCCTACCGCCGCACCTTGTGGTATTGCCGCCACCGAGATGGGGTTAACGGCTTCATCGCCCGAGCCCAGAGTGTGAAGAGACAGGGTGGCAATTTCACATTATTAATGGTTGGGCATTCTTCCTCATGGCACATCGCACGAAATCCGGGATCACCGTACAGGCAGGGCCGAGGATGATTCTGCAACGTCCGCAGATGGCGGCTCTCCTAGGGACAGTGGCAGCGGAATGGTCGCTCCTTGAGCGTTGGATCACAAGCCTATACGCGTACCTAATGGGGGTGTACCTCCCTCGGACCCCAGGCTTCTTCCCCCCAGTCCACCCCGTCGCACTCCAGGTGTTCGACACGCTCCAAACATTGCACCTCCGGCTCGAACTGCTCACGAAGCTAGCGGATTGGGTGGTGAAGGACGACGGTCTTCGGGAAGAGTTGAAGGGGCCGGTCGTTGCCTCCATCCGTAGAGCAGCGAAGGACCGCAACAAGTGGGTCCACGCCCAGTGGGGCATCGCTCCCGAGTACCCCGATTCACTCATCTTCATGCCCACCTTTGGACATCAGCTAGTCGTCAGCGAATCCGACCTCAACGAAGCCATCGATCGGATCATAGGAGCGCGCGATGTGATCGGAAAACTCGAAACACGTGTTCGGGACTCTATCGACGGCATAAGGACCGGTGACGACTCGCGCCCCTTGTAAATGGCGAGTGCGTCCGAAACAAGCCGCCAAGTAGCTCGGGCGATGTTGGAGCCTCGCCATCCAGGATGCCTATCCCGCAACTGCACACCGAAGAAGAGCGCGCCTCACCTGATCGGCAAACCACTGGACCATGAGATTGCTGTCGGGCATCGTCGTGGTGGCCTTTGCCCTCTTCCTGATCGGGCTCGCCGTGACGATCCTCGCTCGACCTGCGCGCGCCGAACGGTTCCTCCACGCCTTCGCGAGTTCGGCCCGCGCGCACTACCTCGAACAAGCTGTGCGCCTCGTAGTAGGCGGCGCGCTCGTCCTGTTCTCCCCAGCAATGTGGCAGCCCGACGTGTTCCGCGTCTTCGGCTGGGTCGTCGTTGGGACGACGGTCGTGCTCCTCTGTATCCCCTGGCGGTGGCATCACCGATTCGCGACGTGGGTCGTGCCGCCGGTCATCCGGTACATGAAGCTCTACGGCGTCGGGGCCGTCGTGCTGGCCGCGCTCCTGCTCTACGGGGTGTGCGCCGGCAGCGCGAGCGGCGCGGTGTAGTCTTCGGTCTGTAGCACGCGGGACGCCCGACCGCACGCGGGACGCCGGAATCAGGCGTCCCGCTCGCAACGGCGGCGAGCCCGTGCGCATCATCCGGCCGCCGCGCACGAGGCGGCAGGCTGTATCCTTAGGTTTCGCCCTCGGCCAACGACGCCTCCCGATGCCCGACCTCGCCCCTCCCCTCCGCCCGATGCCGCCGATCCGGCCGCTCGTCATCTTCGCCGCGTGGAACGGCGTGTGGCTCGTGGCGACGGCGCAGTACCTGCTGGCGTACGCGTTCGCCGACGTCCCGCTGGAGTGGGAGCGGATCGGCTGGAACCTCCTCATCTTCAACCTCTGGGCGCTGGCGACGCCGCTGATCCTCCGGCTCGTCCAGCGCTACCCGGTCGGCGGGCGGCAGGCCGTACCCCACGCGCTCGTCCACCTCGGCGCCGCGCTCGCCGTCAGCGTCGGCACGACGCTCGTGTACTTCGGGCTGCGCGGGGCGTTCGAGGCGTTCGTGGGCAACCCTTATGATGCCCTCGCCGAGTTCAAGTCGGCGCAGGTCCGGACCCTCTTCCTCGACCTCATCTTCTACACCGCCGTCGCGGCCGTGCTCCACGCGCTCAGCTACCGGCAGCAGTACCTCGAGCGCGAGCTCCGCGCGGCCCAGCTCGAAGGCCAGCTCGCGCAGGCGCAGGTCGCCGCGCTGCGGATGCAGCTCAACCCCCACTTCCTCTTCAACACGCTCCACGCCATCTCGTCGCTCATGGACGACGACGTGAAGCGCTCGCGCCGGATGCTCGTCGACCTCTCGGACCTCCTCCGCCTCTCGCTCGACAGCGTGGGCGAGCAGGAGGTCCCGCTCGAACAGGAGCTCGCCTTCCTCGACCGCTACCTCCAGATCGAGCGCGTCCGCTTCGGCGACCGGCTGACGGTGGAGATCGACGTGGACGAGAACGCGCTCGACGCCTTCGTGCCGAACCTCATCCTCCAGCCCCTCGTCGAGAACGCGCTGAAGCACGCCGTCGCGCCGTTCGCCGGGCCCGGCCACGTCGCCATCCGCGCCCGGCGCAGCGGCGCCACGCTCCGGCTCGAGGTCGAGGACGACGGCCCCGGCCTCCCCATCACGTTCCCCTCCGGCGATGGGGCCTCCGGCGACGGCGCGCTGCCATCGGGCGACGGCGCGCCCGCCCCCGGCTCGGCGCGCGGCGGGCTCGGCCTGCGCAACACGCGCGAGCGGCTCGAACGGCTCTACGGCGACGCCCACCACTTCGCCCTCCGCAGCCGCCCCGGCCACGGCCTCACGATCTCGCTCGTCGTCCCCTTCCACACCACCCCGACCTTCGTCTCCGCGTGACCCAACCCGCCCCGACCGTGCCGTCCGACCCGAACCCCCTCGACCGCCCCATCCGCGTCCTCATCGTGGACGACGAGCCGCCTGCCCGCAAGCGCATCACGAAGCTGCTCGCCGACCAGGACGGGTTCGAGACCGTCGGCACATGCACGAACGGAAAAGAGGCCCTCGCCGCCATCCAGTCCGAGGAGCCGGATCTCGTGCTCCTCGACGTGCAGATGCCCGAGATGAGCGGGCTCGACCTGCTCGAAGCGCTCGACCCCGATACGATGCCCGCCGTCATCTTCGTCACGGCCTACGACCAGCACGCCCTCCGCGCCTTCGAGCTCCACGCCGTCGACTACCTCCTCAAGCCGTTCGACGACGAGCGGTTCGAGCAGGCGCTCCAGCGGGCGCAGGCGCGGATCGAGCGCGGCCACCTCGCCGGGCTCAGCCACCGCCTCCTCGCCCTCCTCCGCACCGTGCAGGAGGGGCGCGACGAGCCCGTCGGCCTCGTGGACCGCCCGCCCCAACAGCCGACCGACCGCCTCGCGATTCGCTCCGGCGACCGCATCCTCATCGTGAAGGTCGACGACATCGACTGGATCGAGGGCGCCGGCGTCTACGCCCGGCTCCACGTCGGCGCCAA is a window of Rhodothermales bacterium DNA encoding:
- a CDS encoding histidine kinase, which codes for MPDLAPPLRPMPPIRPLVIFAAWNGVWLVATAQYLLAYAFADVPLEWERIGWNLLIFNLWALATPLILRLVQRYPVGGRQAVPHALVHLGAALAVSVGTTLVYFGLRGAFEAFVGNPYDALAEFKSAQVRTLFLDLIFYTAVAAVLHALSYRQQYLERELRAAQLEGQLAQAQVAALRMQLNPHFLFNTLHAISSLMDDDVKRSRRMLVDLSDLLRLSLDSVGEQEVPLEQELAFLDRYLQIERVRFGDRLTVEIDVDENALDAFVPNLILQPLVENALKHAVAPFAGPGHVAIRARRSGATLRLEVEDDGPGLPITFPSGDGASGDGALPSGDGAPAPGSARGGLGLRNTRERLERLYGDAHHFALRSRPGHGLTISLVVPFHTTPTFVSA
- a CDS encoding polyhydroxyalkanoate synthesis regulator DNA-binding domain-containing protein, whose product is MARQIKRYGSRKLYDSVESQYVSMQEVAAMIRDGQQVQVVDNKTGEDVTVQVLTQVISEQGRRGSSFPSGLLHDLIRVGEGALQAGEDAVTSGVKQIQQGVEGFVQKAAGRLKQPSPMQDEMANLRARLEALEQSLGRLGEEPTDDRTDSPSSD
- a CDS encoding elongation factor G — its product is MNVYDADHVRNVALVGHQGSGKTTLAEAMLYASGAINRMGSVEEHNTVSDYHASEHEREMSIFTSLLHAEWKGHKINILDAPGYLDFVGEVVTALKVADTAIFVLDAVEGVQVGTEQAWRYCEKTGTPSMFVINKLDQEKADFHEMVRQMHDRFGRAATVVQIPGGKGSRTIIDVLLMKALLFDEKGNATQGEIPDEFREEAERLHNELVENIAENDEGLMELYFEKGELSEDEMRKGLRKAMIKRDLFPVFLTVAKDEVGVGRLMGFIDNVCPSPAMMPPAHMESGASSYDPNAEPVAFVFRTMAEPHVGEYSFFRVHSGTLEANMDLENAQTGSMERLGQLFSINGHERDPVQKLVAGDIGAVVKLRDTATNHTLRRKGSHAIRRPIAFPEARMRVAIRAAKSGDEDKLAQGLTQLQKEDPSLHVEHDASLSQMTLSGQGEMHLEVARFRLKNNFGVDVEFDRPKVGYRETVRSNARASYRHKKQTGGAGQFADISMMVEPISDEFHPPADIKVRNVETVETEWGSKIEYIDAIVGGVIDMRRFFGAIQKGVAEALQQGPIAGYPVGDVRIVIYDGGMHAVDSNENAFKSASRRCFRDAFRQASPALLEPIFHLEVLVPEDHMGDVLGDLNTRRARVQGMEAEGPFQKVIAQVPESELYRYATSLRSMTQGRGLHHAEFSHYDTMPRHVQEEVVSQNTALEEA
- a CDS encoding LytTR family DNA-binding domain-containing protein, whose translation is MTQPAPTVPSDPNPLDRPIRVLIVDDEPPARKRITKLLADQDGFETVGTCTNGKEALAAIQSEEPDLVLLDVQMPEMSGLDLLEALDPDTMPAVIFVTAYDQHALRAFELHAVDYLLKPFDDERFEQALQRAQARIERGHLAGLSHRLLALLRTVQEGRDEPVGLVDRPPQQPTDRLAIRSGDRILIVKVDDIDWIEGAGVYARLHVGAKTHLLRETLTNLAEQLDPERFVRIHRSTIVNRERVRELRSYFHGEYIVLLDDGTQLKLSRTYRDSLESIAGRLG
- the tsaB gene encoding tRNA (adenosine(37)-N6)-threonylcarbamoyltransferase complex dimerization subunit type 1 TsaB; amino-acid sequence: MLLAIETATDVCSVALLDGGRPIGIAEVLRPRAHAALLAPLIRDVLAQADRSVGDLTAIAISAGPGSYTGLRIGASTAKGLAYVNGAALVAVPSLEALAFGAQDVLADGDLLVAAFRSRRDEVYAAAFRRTPDGLASVADAAAVEVGDLTGWLPEHAGALWIAGEAGAVVADAVGSAARVLDPGRFRPSAAHVGALGVAKLAAGETVDVAAFEPEYLKDFVAKRARPIFERLPK
- the accD gene encoding acetyl-CoA carboxylase, carboxyltransferase subunit beta, encoding MSWFQRKTAGIQTKRAEQNESPEGLWRKDPKTDEMVSLRTLEENHMVSESGHHFPLSGLGYCRMLFDDGAFTRFDDTLVSTDPLDFHDRKPYDARLQAAQQKTGLNDAAVAALGTVGGHKLSLAAMDFSFIGGSMGSVVGEIVARAIRRAVDERCALLIISQSGGARMMEGALSLMQMAKTSANLAVLAEQGLPYISLMTYPTTGGVTASFAMLGDFNVAEPGALIGFAGPRVIRETIGRDLPKGFQSSEFLLEQGFLDDIVPRPKLRESLIHMLDLLFEDAATDRQRPAPEPATADSTA
- a CDS encoding T9SS type A sorting domain-containing protein, with amino-acid sequence MRLRYVYLFALLVLPFQAEAQITLDESDFPLRIGTNPYVSLSTSNVDGSNTVALETLIAQVGPNQTYDFTGVTFEDQIDGEITVEAGATGPAAAAEPLNQASLTATFPFMVDEGGVTAEGTIYFYHLVTEEASVELGSFFLGESGGMNIALAILNTPDGQLDATFPTAFGSMWSSDFTQVINFDGFEIESDVSETAEVDGWGTLLVPGIEAGVPALRVKVTTTITTNGITTTDVCYELRSNQPVAASVCEGDEMVEEPPTADIARLGSVSTAGEVGSEPLVAALAPAFPNPARDAVTLTYDVPQAGAVALVVYDVLGRDVLRVVDGAQPAGRYAETLDTGGLAPGVYIARLTVDGQHWTRRLTIAR